The genomic interval GTCGCTTCGTTCGTCGCATCCCGCACGTCGATGGATTTCTCGTTCCTCGGCGGCTTTCTGATGATCGGTACCTTGGCGCTTCTTCTGATGGGCCTGGTGGCCATGTTCACGGGCTTTTCGTCCGCCGCGAGCTTGGTGTACGCGTATCTCGGCGTGGCCATCTTCATCGGGTATGTGCTGTTTGACGTGAATCGCCTGGCGCAGTACGGCGTCGCGGAACAGCACGTGCCGTGGATGGTTCTGTCGCTGTACCTCGACTTCATCAACCTGTTCCTGTTCATCCTGCGGCTCATGGGCATCATGAGCGGCGGGAACGATCGCCGATAAACGGCGCATGAAGCACGGGGCGCGTAGGCGCCCCCCTTTTTTATGCACTGGGCTGGCGGGGAAAGGCGGAAGTGGCATTCCGAGTGCTGAGCGTCCTATAATACGGGACGAGAGTCTGGATGAGCGGAAGGCGGCCAGGCCGCAACCGATGGCACAGGAGGACAGCCGATGGAATATCGTCCACAGCAAATTGAACAGAAATGGAAAGCTCGGTGGCGTGAGCAGAACGCTCACAGGGCCGACGGGAAGAGCGGAAAACCCAAGTATTATTGCCTCGATATGTTCCCGTATCCGTCCGGGAGCGGCCTGCACGTGGGGCATTGGCGTGGATACACCATTTCGGACGTCTGGAGCCGCTACAAGAAGCTGCACGGCTACGAGATTCTCCATCCCATGGGATGGGACGCGTTTGGCCTGCCGGCCGAGAACTATGCTATCCAAAACGGCATCCACCCACGGATTGCGACCGAACAGAACATCGCGAACTTCAAGCGACAGCTGGAAGAAATCGGCGCGATGTACGACTGGGATCGCGAGGTGAACACCACCGATCCGTCGTTTTACAAATGGACACAGTACTTCTTTGTCAAAATGTTTGAGCGGGGCCTCGCCTATCGCAAGAAGATGCCCATCAACTGGTGTCCCAGCTGCAAAACCGGCTTGGCCAACGAAGAGGTGGTCGACGGCTGCTGCGAGCGTTGCGGCGCGCCGGTCACGCGCCGCGAGATGGAGCAGTGGATGCTCAAGATCACAGACTACGCGGATCGGCTGTTGAACGACCTGGACAAGCTCGACTGGCCGGAGCACGTGAAGCGCATGCAGCGCGCGTGGATCGGTCGCAGCGAGGGGGCGCGCATTCGCTTCCGCCTGGTCGATCACGACGGCGAGATCGAAGTGTTCTCGACGCGACCGGACACGATTTACGGCGCCACCTACATGGTGCTCGCGCCGGAGCATCCGCTCGTGTCTCAGATCACGGCGCCGGATCGGAAGGCGGAGGTCGAGGCGTACGTCGAACAGGCGCTTCGCAAGTCGAACGTCGAGCGTCAGGTGGTGGACAAGACCAAGACCGGCGTGTTCACCGGTGCCTATGTCCAGCATCCGCTGCTCGACAAGCGTCTTCCCGTGTGGATCGCCGACTACGTGCTGATGGACTACGGCACGGGCGCCATCATGGCGGTGCCGGCGCACGACGATCGCGACTTCGAATTCGCGGAACAGTTTGGGCTCGAGATCGTCGAGGTCGTGCGGCCGCGGGACGGCGCGTCGGAGCTTCCGTTCACCGGAGACGGCGTGCTGGTGAACTCCGGACCGCTCGACGGACTCCCGGTTGAAGAGGCTAAGAAGCGGGCCATCGAGCTCATGGCGGAAAAGGGTCAGGCGGAGCCGGCAGTCTCCTATCGCTTGCGCGACTGGGTGTTCGCCCGCCAGCGCTACTGGGGCGAGCCGATTCCCATCGTCTATTGCCAGGTCTGCGGCACGGTGCCGGTTCCAGAGGACCAGCTGCCGGTGCTTCTGCCCGACGTGGAGCGATACGAGCCCACGGGCACCGGTGAGTCGCCGCTTGCCGCCATCGAGTCGTTCGTCAACACCACCTGTCCAAAGTGTGGCGGCCCCGCCAAACGAGAGACCGACACGATGCCGCAGTGGGCCGGATCGTGCTGGTACTTCCTGCGCTATGCGGATCCGCACAACGACAAGGAGCCGTTTTCGCGCGAAGCCGTCAATTACTGGCTGCCCGTCGACATGTACATCGGCGGCGTGGAGCACGCGGTGCTTCATCTGCTGTACTCCCGCTTTTACGTGAAGTTCATCTACGATCTCGGCCTGATCGACTTCGACGAGCCGTTCCAACGCCTGTTCACGCAGGGCATGATCACGCTGAACGGCGCGAAGATGTCGAAGTCGAAGGGCAACGTCGTCAACCCAGACGACATCATCGCCCGATACGGCGTGGACGCGCTGCGCATGTATGAGATGTTCGTTGGTCCGCCGGAGGACGACGCCGAGTGGAGCACCAACGGGCTCGAGGGCGTCGCGCGCTTCCTGGCTCGCGTGTACCGTCTGTATGCGCAGCAGGTCGACAAACTCGTGCCGGAACGCCCGTCTTTGACGAAGCTTCGGCATCGGTTCGTCGCGACGCTCACCGAGCGCATGGAGAGTTTCCGCCTCAACACCGCGGTGAGCGCGTTCATGGAGTACGTGAACAACCTTCAGCAGGAGGCGAAGGACGGGCTGGATCGCGCCACGCTGGAGACGCTCGCCATCGCCATTGCGCCCTTCACCCCGCACCTGGGCGAGGAACTCTGGGAGATGCTCGGGCACACAGACTCGGTCTTCGAGCAGTCCTGGCCGACCTACGACAAGGCGTGGTTGCGCGACGACGAGGTCGAGATCGCCGTGCAGGTCAATGGCCGCGTCCGCGGGCGTTTGACCCTTCCGGCAGACGTCAGCGCAGAGGACGCCATCGCTCGAGCGAAGGCGCTGCCGGACATTCGCGAGTGGATCGAGGGCAAGCAGGTGGTCAAAGAGGTGTTCGTCCCCGGGCGGATTGTCAACCTGGTCGTCAAGTGACGGCGGCGTCGGTTGAATGCGCTCGACCCGGAGGGGGATGCGACCATGCGCGAAGCTTCGAGCAAACTGTACATGGAGATCGCGGAGGAGATTCGCAGGCAGATCGAAGAGGGCGCGTTTCGGCCCGGCGATCGCCTGCCGACGCTTCGGGAGCTCGCGGACCGGTTTGGCGTGAGCCGCGCCACCGTCCGCGAGGCGTTGAGCGCGCTGCGCGGCCAGGGGCTCGTCGAGTTCCGCCACGGCATGGGGACCTACGTGCGGGCGGCTTCGGTGGAGATGTGGATGCAGCCGCTGGACGCAGCGATCCTCCTCAGCTACGACAACGTGCGCGATCTCGTCGAGCTCCAGACGGCCGTGCTGGCGCAGATCGCGTATCGCGCCGCGGCCCAGCGCATGGAGTCCGACTACTCCGTGCTGTCACACGCGCTGTTTGAGCTCGAGGCTTCGCCTCGCCGCGGCGAGCACCGCATTGCGAGCGAACTCAAGTTCTTCAGCGTTCTCGCCGAACTCGCCGGAAACCGCTTGCTGGAGAATGCGCTTCGCGTGTTGCAGGAGGCCCTCCGGTCCAGCCTTCGACTCCTGAATCCGAAATTGGATCTCGGCGTCCAGGCATGTCGGAGGGTCTACAACGCGGTTCAAACAGGGCGGCCGGCTGACGCTCGCGACGCCGTGTATGCGTACGGTGAAGCCATCTTGAGGGCGGTGGCGGAGAAAAAGGGAAGAGGGCAATCCGCCATGATGTGAGGTTCCTTTGCCGAGCCGTCTGTGGTATACTCAGGATGTAAGCGCTATCAGAGCGGATTCATCGAGATGCGAGGATAAACGAGGATAAAATAGATGAGCTTGGTCTGCTGGATGATGTGTGGTGATGGTGTATGAAGCGGAGAAGCAAGGAGACTCAGCGGACAAATGAAAGGTTGGTTTACGTGGGACACAAGCTGTTGATGGTCGCCTGCTCCGACGCAGACCGATGGTTCGTGGATCGCGCGCTCGCCGTTGGGCTTGACGTCCGCCTGCTCGTCTGCTTCGAGGATGTTCAGCATAAGATGCGAGCCTGGTATCCGGACCGCCTGCTCGTCGTGCCTGCGCACAAAGCGAGCGTGACAGCGGCCGTGCGCGCTGAGGGTTTCGGAGCCGCGCTCGTCTGTGAGCTTGGAGATCCCATTCGGACCGCGCTCGTGGTGCAGGCGCTCCGCGACGCCAGTGTTTCACGCGTGGTTGTGCTTTCGCGCCATCCGGCGCGCGCCCAGTTGTACATGAGATCGGGGGCGCATGACGTGTTGTGCGCGGATGATCGAGAGCACCTGTGGGCCGCCTTTTTGAACGGCATGAGCGTCCAGGAGCCCGCTTCGTAACTCAAGACATGAAGAAGATCAGCTGCAGGTCCTGCTTCGCCGCCGCGGTGTGCGACGGCGAATTTTTTTGGCTTTGGCTGCCTTGTCCGGCCCATCTTGTCGAGCGCGCGTTGCGAGTGTGGTATGATGAGAGCGGTGTAGCAGGACCCTCTTTTCTCACGAGATGGGAGGCATCGGATACCGCATGTCCGTGCAGATCCGGATCATGTTTTTCCTCATTGCCCTTTTCACCATGGGCGGCTTGGCCGCTGGCGCCGTGCTCATGGCGCAAGGCCACCACGGCTGGCTGTCTGCATTGTGTTACGTGGTCGCTCTGTTGCTCGCCGGAGTGGGTTTCATGCTCCGCCGGCGCTTCGTGAAACCGATGGCCACCGAAAGCCAAAATTGAAGGAGAGCTGCCGTTGCGACGTATGGCACGAGATGCCCAAATGCGCCGCTACCTTTGGCGAGTGCTTGAAATCGTCATCCTGCTGGCGTTCATCGCCGCTTTCATTCTGGCGCTCGCGTCTCTGATGCAGTACATTTTGCCGTTTGTCATCGGCTGGGTCTTTGCCATCCTCCTGATTCCAGTGGTCCGATGGCTGGAGCGCCGCGGCATGAAGCGCCTGCCCTCGGTCCTCTTGGTGCTTGGGGTGAGCGTGCTTCTCATTGTGGCCATTTCGGCGGGCATCATCATCGGCGCGCTGCGCGAAGCCACGTCCTTCGTCTCGCACAGCCAGGTGTTTTTCCGCGTACAGCTCGCGCAGATCGAGGGCGAGATCGAAAACAGCGAATCGCTCTATGGACAACTTCCCCCTCAGGTGTCGAACGCGGTCCAGTCTGCGCTTACCCAGTTCGCGCATGGCCTGGAGGGGAGCGTTCACAAGATCATCACCGGTCTCATTGGGATTGTCACCCATCTCCCCGACACCCTGTTCATCGCTGTGATCTCGGTCGTCACGGCGTTTTTCATCCTGCAACGGCGCGAGCGCATGCTGGCCCGCTTCTACCGCATGATGCCCCCTGGGTGGGCGCCGAAACTGAACGCCGTGTTTGAGGACATGGAGCGCGCGTTTCTCGGCACCATTCGCGTGCAGTTCATCCTGATGTGCCTGTCGATGTTCCTCGGCATGATCGGGATGTTCGTGCTCGGCTTTCCGTACGCCATCTTGCTCGGCATCCTGTTTGGCCTCGCAGGGCTCGTGCCCATCGTCGGATCGGCCATCCTCACCGTGCCGTGGGCCATCGTGGCGCTCATCACGGGGCATGTGGCCGTGGCCATCAAGGTGCTGGCCCTGCAGGTGGTCATCTCGATCATTCGCCACGCCGTCGAACCGAAGATTCTAGCGGACAGCGTGGGCCTGGATACGCTCGCGACGCTGTTCGGCCTGTACGTGGGGTTCAAGGTCATGGGGTTCATCGGGCTATTCATCGGCCCCATTCTCCTCATCGGGGCGAAGGGCTTGCTTCGGACGCGGCTCTTCAGTGACTTCCTTCCCGCCGAGGCAGGCGCGGAACCCGCTCCAGATCCCGGAGGGGACGAGGCGTGAGGCTCATCAGCCTGAGACCGGACGGCGCTTTGCACCGCGTGTGGTCGGCGGCGGAGCCGGGGCGGTTTGGCGGGTGGTGGATCCCACCTGGGACGCCGGTGGAGGATGACGGGGGCACGTGGAGTTCGCCCTATCCGGTCGCTGCCATGGCCTGGCCCAAGGCGTGGTTTCAGGTGTTCGTCCTGCTGAAGCCAGACCGGACGGATTACTACGTCAACATCTGCACGCCCCCCTGCCTCGGCGCGGATGTGGTGTGGATGGATCTCGATCTCGACGTCCGTGTCGAAGCCGGGTGCGCGTGGGTGGCCGATGAGGACGAGTTTCAGGACAGGAGCCGTATGTACCCACGAGCCTGGCGCGCCTCCGCGCAGCAGGCGGTGGTGGTCGTACAAAACGCGGTGAGAACCGGCGCGCACCCGTTTCGGCCTTCGTTCGCCGACGCGCTGCGCGCCGAGTGGGTTCTGCGATCACGTCCCGGCGGAGCGGTTCTCGGCTAGGAGCTTGCGCGCCCGTTCCATGATGGCGAACAGCGTGCGCGAATCTTCCTCAAGCTGCTCCGGTGACAGCGGCAACTCCGGTCCGCCCTCGCGAAGTTGCGATTCGAGCGCGCGCACCCTCGCTTCCAGTTCGGATTTTTCCCGTTCGATGGCCGAGACGTACTCGCGCAACCGCTGATACTGTTCGTCGTACGTCTGCAAGAACCGAATGACTTCCTGCATGGACGCCGTGGGAGCGGTGGCCGCCTTCTGCGTCTGCGTCTTCACGTGGAGGGCTTTGCGCTCGGCTTTCGCCGCCTCGATCTCGTCCCGATATCGCTTGCGAATCACGCCGTTCCAGCGGTATCCGCATGCCGCGGCCGTCCGGCCGAGTTGCTCGGCCGCCTCCTCGAACGCCTTCAGTTGGGTGCTGCCGGTGCGAATGTGGCGAAGTACCAGCTGCGCGAGGCGCTCATCGTCCTCAGCCGTCCACGCATCCGAGCGCACTGGGCTTTTCTCGACGGATGCCAAGGTGATTCCTCCCTTGTCTCAGTACTATACTTATGGCCATGGCGCAGAAGTTTCATACGCATCCTACCTGTCGCTTTGCTACATGGTATGATTGAAATCTGATTTCGTGACTGAAGAGACAAGGCGTTGCAGCGCGTTCTTCTCTTGAGTCTCTCTCATAGAAGCGGATGATGAACATGAACCTGGAACAGCTGTTGGACGAGTGGCGGCGCGATTCGCAGTTTCGGGAACAGGTCTCGGCGTGGCGCGTGATGCCCGCGCGCATCGGGCGCTACGCCGACTTCCCAGCCGAGCTTCACCCCGAATTGTGTGCATCCCTCGCCGCGCGCGGGATCGAGCGCCTGTACGCGCATCAGCGGGAGGCGTGGGACCTCATTCAGGCTGGCCGCGATGTCGTCATTGCGACTCCTACCGCGAGCGGCAAGACGCTGTGCTACAACCTGCCCGTGCTCCAGGCCATCCTGCGGGACCCGAGCGTGCGTGCGCTCTACGTCTTTCCCACCAAGGCGCTCGCGCAGGATCAGGTGGCGGAATTGCACGATCTCGTCCAAAACCTGAAGACGTCGGTGCACACGTTCACGTACGACGGGGACACGCCCGTCCACGCGCGCCAGAAGATTCGGGAGGCGGGCCACATCGTGGTGACCAATCCCGATATGTTACACGCCGCCATCCTGCCGCACCACACCAAGTGGCTGCGGCTGTTCAAAAACCTGCGCTACGTCGTGATTGACGAGGCGCACATCTACCGCGGGGTGTTTGGCAGCCACGTGGCGAACGTCATTCGCCGGCTCCTGCGCATCGCAGCGTTCTACGGCGCTCGCCCACAGTTCATCTTCTGTTCCGCCACCATCGCCAATCCGGGCGAACTCACGTCGCGGCTCTTAGGGCGGGAGACGGCTGTCGTCTCCGAGTCGGGCGCGCCGGAAGGCGAAAAGCACGTGATCCTGTACAACCCACCTGTGGTCGATCCATCTCTCGGCTTGCGCCAGTCGGCGCTCCGGGCGGCGAGGCGACTCGGAGCGCGGTTGCTTCAACATGAAATCCCGACCATCCTCTTTGCGCGCACGCGCAACCAGGTCGAGCTTCTGGCATCCTATCTGCGCCGCGATGCGCGCGATCGCGTCCGCTCTCGCATCGTCAGCTACCGCGGCGGCTATCTGCCGAACGAGCGCCGCGCCATCGAGAGGGGCCTGCGAGAAGGCCAGATCGTAGGCGTCGTCAGCACCAACGCGCTGGAACTCGGCGTCGACATTGGCTCCTTGCAGGCGGCCATCACGGTTGGTTATCCGGGCTCCGTGGCTTCCACCAGGCAGCAGATGGGCCGGGCCGGGCGCCGCAAGGGCATCTCCGCCGCCATTTTCGTGGCGACGAGCTCCGCGTTGGACCAGTGGATGGTGCGCCATCCCGAGGCCCTGTTGGACGCGTCGCCCGAGGCGGCGCGCATCTACCCGGACAACCTCCTCATCCTGATGGATCATCTCAAGTGCGCTGCCTACGAGTTGCCGTTTTCGGCGGACGAGCGGTTTGGCGTCGAGACGACGGACGAGCTCCTCGACTACTTGGTCGACATGCGCGTGCTGCACCGTGCCGCGGACGGCCGCTACTTCTACATGGCGGACGATATGCCGGCGCACGCGGTGTCCTTGCGCAGCGCCGCGCAGGAAAATGTCGTGATCGTCGATCAGTCCGCGCATCCACCGGTCGTCATCGGCGAGATGGACCGGTTCAGCGCGCTGACGATGCTGCACGAGGAGGCCATCTACCTACATCAGTCCCAGATGTTTCAGGTGGAAACGTTGGACCTCGAGAACGGGAAGGCGTTTGTCCGCCCGGTGGACTGCGACTACTACACGGATGCCGAACTCGCCGTGCACCTGCAGGTGCTCGAGGAGAACCAGCACACCGAAGATGGACCGCTCTGCCATTACACGGGCGATCTCGCCGTCCACGCGACGCCGACCCTGTTTAAGAAGATCAAGCTCGAGACGCACGAGAACGTCGGATGGGGAAAGATCTATCTCCCTGAGGCGGAGTTGCACACGTCGGGCTACTGGGTGACGTTTGATCGCGCTGGCTGGTCTGCATCGGACGACGAGTGGGAGGCGGCGCTCAAGGGTTTGGGCCACGTGCTCAAACACGCCGTGGCGCTGCACGCGATGTGCGCCTCGTCCGACGTGCACGTGGCTGTCGAAGTGCGCGATCCGCACTACGGAAGGCCGTCCGTATACGTGTACGACGCCTACCCCGGCGGGGTGGGCATCGCGGAGCGCGTGTACCGGGATCGTGATCAGATCTTTGCGACGGCGTTCGACATGGTGCAAGGCTGTCCGTGCGAGTCTGGATGCCCAAGCTGCGTCGGGCCGCCGACGAGCGGGGAGCCGCTCAAACAGTGGGTGGAGGCGCTCGTCACCTCCGTCGTCGGGGCGGGCGCGCCGCGGGGGGCCTGACCATGGGGCGAAGCTTGTTGGACAAGCTCAAAGACCTCGAACGAACGACGGGCGTGCGCAGGTCGAGCGGCGAAGATGCGCCAGCGGACGAGGCGCGCGATGCCTCACCCGCACCGCAGGCGCGTGACATCGAGAACGATCGCGAGGCCGAACTCGCCGACGCGGGATTCCAAAGGATCACAACCCCGCATGGGCCTGTGTGGGTTCGGGACACGGGCTTCGACCTCTGCACATCCTACGGAGACCGCCCGTTCGCCGATTTCCTTTCCTGCGATCTCGGCCGCCTGAGCCGGCTGGCGAAGGCCGACGTGGCGCCGGAGCGGATGGTGTTTTACGACGTCGAGGCCACCGGGCTCGGGCACGGCGGGGGCACGGTGCCGTTCCTGCACGCCGTCGGCTACTTCGCGGATGACGAGTTCCGCGTGGCCCAGTACTTCGTGCCGGATTACGCGGCCGAGGCCGCGGTGGTGCGCCTGCTCGCAGACCGTTTCGGGCGGGACGGCAGCGTGATGGTCACGTACAACGGGAAGTCGTACGACTGGCCGCTATTCGTGAATCGATGCGTGCTTTACGGCCTGCGGCCTCCCGAGCCCGCCCACCTGGACCTGCTGCACCCAGCGCGCCGGCTGTGGAAGGGCGTGGTGGGGCGCATGAAGCTGGCGGACGTTGAAGCCTTGCTCGGCGTGAGGCGCGATGGCGACTTGCCCGGCAGTGAGGCGCCGCTTCGATACTTCGCGTACGTGCAAGGCGCGCCGCTCGCCTCGATGGAAGACGTGTTCGCCCACAACCTCCGCGACGTCTGCACGTTGGCGCGCCTGGCGCTTGAGATTGCGGAAGCGCTGGAGGAGAGGCGCTCGTGGTCGCACGCGGCCCCTCACGTGGGGCTCGCGACCTGGTTCGACGCGTGGAGGGAGTGGGAGTCCGCGGACGCGCAGTTTCGCAGGGCTGTCGAGCAGGAGGACGCGGACTGGCGGGCCCGCTGGCTGTTCAGCCTCTTTTTGAAGCGCCGCGGCCAATGGGAGGAAGCGTGCGAGATTTGGTTCGAGCTGGCGAGGGACTTTCCGAATCGCCCCGAGCCACTCGTGGAGGCTGCGAAGTATTTCGAGCATCATCGGCGCGATCTCGCCAAGGCCCTCGAGGCTGCGGAAGGGGCGCAGGTTCGGACCGACCAAGGATCCCGTGAACACGGCGAGATCGCGCGGCGAATCGAGCGCATTCGCCGCAAGCTCGAGCGGGGAGCGGCTTGCCAGGCTGACCCGCGTCGTCTACTGTAGAGGGAGCAAACTCGTAAGGAAGGTGCGGGCGGTGTTTGCAGGGTGGACCGCTGAAGACTTTGATGCGATGACGGAGCCAGGTCTCGCTCCGCGCATGGAACGGATCCGCGCGCGGATTCAACCGAAGTTCATCCAGTTGGCCGAACACTTCGAACCGTGGCTGGCGGAGAAGCTCGGCGTGCCCATGCACACACATGTGGCGAAGCACGCGCGACGCACGGTCCATCCGCCGGAGAGCACGTGGGTCGCGTTCAGCTCGGATTCTCGGGGCTACAAGAAGCACCCCCATTTTCAGATTGGGCTCTTTTCCACGCACGTGTTCGCGGTGTTTGGCTACATCGATGAGGGCATCGATAAGGCCGCCTTCGGCGCGCGAGTGGCCGCGGAAAGCGAGGATATGTTCGCGATGTTGCCGGGCGATTTCGCCGTGATCGAAGACCACACGTCGCCGGATTTCAAGCTCGTGCGCGATCTCGGCGCGGACGGATTGCGCCGCGTCGGAGAGCGATTGGCCGCGGTGAAGAAGGCGGAGATGCTCGTGGGCCGCACCATTGTCCGCGACGAAGCGGTGCGCATGACGGGCGAGGCGTTCGTCCGGTGGGTGGAGGAGACGTTCGCCCCTGGCTGCGCACTGTACGAGATCGCCAGGCCCATCGCCCAGAAGTAGCGGGGTGTCGACGTGCGCATTCACCTGCTTCACATGAACGACCTCCACAGTCGGCTCGAAAATCACATGCGCATTGGGGCGAAAATCCGCGCGCTGAGAGCCGAGTTCGACCGGAAGGGCGAAGCGTCGCTCACGTTCGATCTCGGCGACGTGCTGGATCGCGTGCGGCCGGAGACCGAAGCGACGTGCGGCCTACTGAACGCGGATTTCATGCGAGCGCTCGGCGTCGACGGCTGGATTTTTGGCAACAACGAGGGCCTCACGATTCCGGTGGAGCGGTGGGAGGAACTCGTCAAGCGGTCCGGTGCCATCGCGTTTGGCACGAACCTGCGGCGCTCGGACGGAAGCCCGTTTTCGTTCTTTCGCGATACGCACGTGTACGAGGTGGGCGGGATGCGCATTGGGGCGTTCGGCCTGACGCCCAACTACGATTTGCCCTACCACATGCTCGGCGTCCATGTATTGGATCCCATCGAGGCCGCTCGAAGGGCTGTGGATCAGCTTGTCGCGCAGCGGGTGGATGCCATCGTATGCCTGTCCCACATGGGGCTGCGCTTTGACCGGGCGTTGGCGAGCGAGCTTCCTCAGATCACCTGCGTCCTCGGCGGGCACACCCACGAGACCATGCACGAGGCGGAGTACGTCGGCCATACGGCCGTCTTTCAGCCTGGAAAGCACGGGTTTTCCTTCGGGCACACGGTCCTCGAGCGCTCGGGCGGGCGCGTCGCGGCGCGCTCCGAGCGCATCCCCGTGGAGCCTTGGGAGCCGCTGGACGCTCGCATGATGCAGGTGTACGCCCGGGAGCAGGCGTTCGTCGAGCGGCAGCTGGGGCACACCGTGGCGGCCTTGTCGGATCGCTTGCAGCTCGAGTATGAGGACGAGTGCACGTTCGCCAATCTGCTCACGGACATTCTGTACGACGCCTTCGAGGGCGATCTCGCCCTCATGATGGCGGGAGCGCTCAATGCCAGCCTGTTGCCCGGCACGGTCGCCATGGTTCACGTGCTCGGCGCGTGCCCGACCCCCACTCGGCCCATCGTGGTGACCATGCGAGGCGCCGACATCCTCGAGGCCATCGACCTTGCCCTGAAGCCCGAGATCCACAATCGCCAGGGCATCGGCTTCGGATTTCGCGGCGGCAGAATCGGCGTGCTCGCCATCTCCGGGGCGTTGGCCGAGATCGAGCACCGGGCCGATGGGCGGCGCGTGCGCCGCGTCGTGCTCGGCGGGCGGCCGCTTGAACCGGACCGCGATTACCGCGTGATCACGTGCGAGTATCTGTGGCTGTCCCCCGTGTTTCCGCCGTTCCGCCGTGCGCGAGACGTGACCTACCAGCGTCCGTTGGTGCGGGAGCTTCTCATCGAGCACATCGGCGATCCCGGCCGCGTGGAGCGGGCGCGGCTCCCGCGCTACGAAGTGGTAGATCCGGTGGAAGGGAGAACAAAAGGCGCATGGCCGAGCTAGATCGCGAAACGTCGGTGCGCGTCGTGGAGCGGTTACTCGAGGCGTATCCAGACGCGCGATGTCAACTGCATTTCACGACCCCATTCGAGCTGCTCGTCGCGACCATCCTGTCCGCCCAGTGCACGGACGAGCGCGTCAACATGGTCACCCCAAGGCTGTTCGCGAAGTACCGCGGGCCCGAGGGGTTTGCGAAGGCGAGCCCGGACGAGGTCGCGGAAGACATTCGCGAAGTGGGGTTATTTCGGTCGAAGTCCAAGCATATCGTGGAGACGGCGCGCATCCTCGTCGACGAGTACGGCGGCGAGGTGCCGAAGAGTCGCGATCGGCTGATGGAGCTGCCCGGCGTGGGGCGGAAGACGGCAAACGTCGTGGTGTCGAACGCCTACGGCGTGCCCGCGTTTGCCGTGGACACGCACGTGCAGCGCGTGACGAACCGCATCGGCCTGGCCAAATCGAACGATCCACTCAAGACGGAGCAGCAGGTGTGTGCGAAGCTGCCACCTGAACTCTGGACCAAGGCGCACCACGCCCTCATCCTGCACGGGAGACGGGTGTGCACCGCTCGCAAGCCGAAGTGCCACATCTGTCCCGTGGCGGATCTGTGTCAGTGTGCGCGCAACCAGGCAGAGCAAAAGGCCGAGCAAGTGTGA from Alicyclobacillus acidocaldarius subsp. acidocaldarius DSM 446 carries:
- a CDS encoding Bax inhibitor-1/YccA family protein, with product MQQTYTITQNKILSRVFLGLCASLVTAGAGVVVGTRLPYGLTPILWLVELGMIVYAMFRQYTRAIGYPFVFTFTFISGMTLSYALLSYASVFGMGLVLKALAVTAGAFLVASFVASRTSMDFSFLGGFLMIGTLALLLMGLVAMFTGFSSAASLVYAYLGVAIFIGYVLFDVNRLAQYGVAEQHVPWMVLSLYLDFINLFLFILRLMGIMSGGNDRR
- the leuS gene encoding leucine--tRNA ligase, giving the protein MEYRPQQIEQKWKARWREQNAHRADGKSGKPKYYCLDMFPYPSGSGLHVGHWRGYTISDVWSRYKKLHGYEILHPMGWDAFGLPAENYAIQNGIHPRIATEQNIANFKRQLEEIGAMYDWDREVNTTDPSFYKWTQYFFVKMFERGLAYRKKMPINWCPSCKTGLANEEVVDGCCERCGAPVTRREMEQWMLKITDYADRLLNDLDKLDWPEHVKRMQRAWIGRSEGARIRFRLVDHDGEIEVFSTRPDTIYGATYMVLAPEHPLVSQITAPDRKAEVEAYVEQALRKSNVERQVVDKTKTGVFTGAYVQHPLLDKRLPVWIADYVLMDYGTGAIMAVPAHDDRDFEFAEQFGLEIVEVVRPRDGASELPFTGDGVLVNSGPLDGLPVEEAKKRAIELMAEKGQAEPAVSYRLRDWVFARQRYWGEPIPIVYCQVCGTVPVPEDQLPVLLPDVERYEPTGTGESPLAAIESFVNTTCPKCGGPAKRETDTMPQWAGSCWYFLRYADPHNDKEPFSREAVNYWLPVDMYIGGVEHAVLHLLYSRFYVKFIYDLGLIDFDEPFQRLFTQGMITLNGAKMSKSKGNVVNPDDIIARYGVDALRMYEMFVGPPEDDAEWSTNGLEGVARFLARVYRLYAQQVDKLVPERPSLTKLRHRFVATLTERMESFRLNTAVSAFMEYVNNLQQEAKDGLDRATLETLAIAIAPFTPHLGEELWEMLGHTDSVFEQSWPTYDKAWLRDDEVEIAVQVNGRVRGRLTLPADVSAEDAIARAKALPDIREWIEGKQVVKEVFVPGRIVNLVVK
- a CDS encoding FadR/GntR family transcriptional regulator; its protein translation is MREASSKLYMEIAEEIRRQIEEGAFRPGDRLPTLRELADRFGVSRATVREALSALRGQGLVEFRHGMGTYVRAASVEMWMQPLDAAILLSYDNVRDLVELQTAVLAQIAYRAAAQRMESDYSVLSHALFELEASPRRGEHRIASELKFFSVLAELAGNRLLENALRVLQEALRSSLRLLNPKLDLGVQACRRVYNAVQTGRPADARDAVYAYGEAILRAVAEKKGRGQSAMM
- the ytvI gene encoding sporulation integral membrane protein YtvI; protein product: MARDAQMRRYLWRVLEIVILLAFIAAFILALASLMQYILPFVIGWVFAILLIPVVRWLERRGMKRLPSVLLVLGVSVLLIVAISAGIIIGALREATSFVSHSQVFFRVQLAQIEGEIENSESLYGQLPPQVSNAVQSALTQFAHGLEGSVHKIITGLIGIVTHLPDTLFIAVISVVTAFFILQRRERMLARFYRMMPPGWAPKLNAVFEDMERAFLGTIRVQFILMCLSMFLGMIGMFVLGFPYAILLGILFGLAGLVPIVGSAILTVPWAIVALITGHVAVAIKVLALQVVISIIRHAVEPKILADSVGLDTLATLFGLYVGFKVMGFIGLFIGPILLIGAKGLLRTRLFSDFLPAEAGAEPAPDPGGDEA
- a CDS encoding DUF402 domain-containing protein — its product is MRLISLRPDGALHRVWSAAEPGRFGGWWIPPGTPVEDDGGTWSSPYPVAAMAWPKAWFQVFVLLKPDRTDYYVNICTPPCLGADVVWMDLDLDVRVEAGCAWVADEDEFQDRSRMYPRAWRASAQQAVVVVQNAVRTGAHPFRPSFADALRAEWVLRSRPGGAVLG
- a CDS encoding RsfA family transcriptional regulator, with the protein product MASVEKSPVRSDAWTAEDDERLAQLVLRHIRTGSTQLKAFEEAAEQLGRTAAACGYRWNGVIRKRYRDEIEAAKAERKALHVKTQTQKAATAPTASMQEVIRFLQTYDEQYQRLREYVSAIEREKSELEARVRALESQLREGGPELPLSPEQLEEDSRTLFAIMERARKLLAENRSAGT